DNA sequence from the Borrelia sp. A-FGy1 genome:
CGTGTAGATCCTAATTATAGGACTACTGCTTTTGATAGTAAACAACAAATGACTCTTGTAGGCATTGGTGAATATCAGATTAAGCTAGATATTATTGGGTTTTATGATGAGTCTATCTCAAAACTTGAAGGCATGATATGTGCATGTACAAATCTTTTCTTTTCATTTGAGGGATATAGAGAATGTAGAATTCAAGTAGAAAATATTTCATATGATGATGTTCTAGATTATTCAGGAAAGTTGCCACTTCTTAAAACTTCTATAGGTTGTAAAATGGTATTTCCTTTATTTAGAAGAGAAAAATTAAATTTGATAAATATCCAAGATATAAATATTTATGTACGAAGTAGGAGGTAAGATTTGAGCGTTGTTAAGCAAATAAAGATAAATGAAGAAAAAAAACAGTTGTCATCTAGCACTGAGGTGAGTTTTGAATCAAAAAGAAGAGAAGTTAAGGAATTTATAGATGAATTAGTAAAAGAGAGTGGATATGATCCAGATTATTTAGATGCGTTTTTAGTTGACGCTGGATATTTATATGATACTGAAGTTTTAGAACATGAATTTAGGATGAAGCTTAATGAGTTTAGTAAGAGGTTTTGTTAATGAGTTCAGTTCATAAATTGCCAGATCTTGATGTTGAGTTTAGAGATTTTTCTTTACGCAAAGAAAAGGAACTTAAAAGTGGAGTTTTTGCTATTCTAGGATATGCTCCTAAAGTTAAGGGTGCTGCATATGCTAAACTGACTAGTTTAGAAGAGTGTTCTTTACTAGGGCATTCTATTCTTGCAGATACATGTAAAGACTTTTTTACATATAGTACTGGGATTATTTACGCAATTCCTATAGGTGAAAGAGAGTCTAGTATGGATATTACAGAAGCAGAAAAATCTAGAGATACAAGTTATTCATTATCTATTACAGGTGGTGATAATATTTACAAGACTCTAGATATTAGGGCAACTATTTCTAAGGGAGGACTTAAAGATACTGCACAGTTTTTTCTTGAATATGAAGGAATTAAGAGTAAAGTCATGCAGGTTAAAGAAGATAGTGAAATTAAGATAGATGACTTAGGTATTAAAATTAAATTTAGTGCTGCATCTAGCTACAATTATCCTGAAGGCTCCTATATTACCTATAAGTTAGCTCCTAAGCTTAAAAATACTCAAAAAGGAATTTTATCTGCTCTTGAGAGTATGCTTTCAATAGAAGATTATATAGAATTTTTAGCTCTTGATATTGATAGTAAAGCATCAGATTGGCAATACATTATAAGCAAACTTAATAATATATCAAGAGAAAATAAGAGAGAATTTTTTGTTGTAATGAGATTTAGAAATCTTTTACAAGATGAGACAATGACTGCCTATATTGAAGCTTTGCGGAAAGAGAAAAAGAGTAGTTTTGAGCCATCCATTAAGCTTTTAGTATTAGGACAACCTGTAATATATGAGAATTACTTAGGTAATGCTACTAAAGGAATTCCATTTGGCATATTTTTAGGAAAGTTAAGTTCAACCATTTATTATGGATCTGTTAGTGAAGTTTTAAATGGAGATGGTAGAGTTAGAGGTATTATAAGCTTATCAAGTGATGTGACATTAAGTCATGTTAAGCAAATAGCAGAACTTGGATATACCGGGTTTAGGAATGTAGAAGGTTTTAAGGGGGTTTATGTCACAGAAGCTAAGCTTTTCTCACCAGATGATAGTGATTATGATTGTGTGGAGCGTACTAGAGTCATGTACAGGGCTGAATATATTCTAAGGCGTGAACTTGTTGGAAACTTCTTAAATCGCAATCTTAATGTTAGTGCTGTTGATGGTGAAGATAGTTTTACAGTCCTTGTAAAAGAGGCGTGCAAAAAGGCACTTGAAAAGCATATGTCCGGATCATATAGTGATTTTACGGTTGAGGTTGAGACTAGGGGATCACTATTGCAAAAAGGCGTTATTGTAATTAAGTTTGCTATTGTTCCTTTAGGAAAGATTAGATATATGAAAAATGAATTTAGCTTTTCATTGCCAAAAACAGGTTAGATTATGCAATTAAAATTTGATTTTAAAAGTGAAAGTGAAATAGATATTGATATTAAGGAAGAAAGATATGATAGTTAATGATACTCCAGTATATGATTATGCATCAATAAGGATTGATGCTGACCGTAAGAATTTTTTTGTTGTAAGTAGTATAAGTTATCCATTTCAACAAGAAGTGACAATGATCCCTTATGGGATTGGTGACCCTAGTAAAGCTACTCTAACAAGAGGAGGTGCTCGTGGTGCATTTGAAGGAACTTTTGATATGGAATTGCATTTGCATGATTGGACAGCATTTAAGTCTTATTATCAGGATATACCTGATGGGATTATGACAAGAAATGGGATTATTTTTAATGTCTCATTTTACGATGAGCAACATAAAAGCAGGATCATGCATGTGCTAAATGTCATTATAACAGGACAAGAGTATACTAATATGAGTGATGATAGTGGTAAACCCATTATGGCTAAGATTAAGGGCAAGTTGATGAAAGAGCCTGATGAATATATAGATAAGGTATTAGTTGCCACAAGAAATTTCGGCAAGATATTAGGTATAGTTTAGGGAGTTCTACATTAATACAGGATACAAGGCATTACGTGTGGTAGTGAAAGAGAAGCAAATAGACTATTATAAGGCTTTTCTGGCTGATAGTGGTGATTATATGCTTTTACTTCTTGAAACTAGTGCAGATTTAAATATTGATGATGTTATAACTGTTGCTGATAATTATGCATCATATGATTTTTTAGTTTGTGCTAAAAGAAAAGATTTTATCTATTATTGCGTTCCTAAAATCTTATCTGATTTGATTAAGGTTATCTTTGATAAGTCCTTTAAGCAGGATACCAGCCTTAAGGCAATAGTTGATGCTCTAAATAGCAACTCTTTATATAGAGTTGTTAATGATTTTTCAGTTCTAAATTTTACTTTTGCAGGAGATGGGAGACAATTTCTTGGATTTTGTAGGATGCAATATGGGTTGTCTTATTATCTTAGTAAAGATGCCGTAATTCTTTATAAGGATTTAGAAGAACTTGAAGTTAAAAGACATCGTATTACTATATTTGATCATGATCTAATTGATATCAATTTGAGTGTAAGAGCTTTTGATTTTATCAATGATAAGCGAATAAGTAAGATTTTTCACTATTCTAATAAGAATTATTCACAAGTAATGTTTGTAGAACAAAATATATGTTTTAATAGGGGGTAATTATGAACATGAAAACAGTAGATGAAGATAAACCAAAAAGGGGTAGAAAAAAATTAGATTTTAATGAAGCAAAGGAAGCTTTTAAGAGTAATATAAGGGAGACCGAATTTAGTCAAGATGAGAATATACTATATGAAAAAGTTGATCCTGAAATGTATAAAGGGTTTGTAGAAGCTAATAAGGGGTCAAATATTAAGTGTATTTTAGTAGAAGAACTAGGATATCTTTATTTTAGAGAACTTCATATGGGAGAAATATTCTCTTATTTTGGTATTTGCCAAGAGGGTGTTTCTGGTGAAGAGAGAAGTAGGGTTTTGTATGAGATTATTAGTAAAACTTTAGTATATCCATACCACATAAATGAAATAGAATATATTCTAAATTTTTTGTTCAAGCAAAAACCTTTGCTAGCAATGAAATTGCTTTCCTTTCTTACTAGTAAATACGGGAATATTGGGAAATGCGAAGAGATTGAATACTCAGAATCTCTTGCTTAATTTTGTTTGTCTTAAGAGTGAAGAATTTAGGACTCTTAAGAGTAGTTATAGTATGCTTAGTTCTCTTTCAAAGCTATATCTTAGTCTAGATACTAACAAGATAAGTTATAAGGAGCTTTTAAGGGTTCAGGAAGACATAGATAATATTGTGAAACATAAAATTGATGTTAAAGCTAGTGCAATAGCTAAAGTTGTAGGAGCTATTTTTGGCAAGAAGAAGTAAGAAGGATAGAGATGAGTAGTGAATTTACAGCGGCGTTTGAGTTGCTTTTAAAAGATGAGACTTTTAAAGAAGGTATTGGTCGGGTAGTTGAAAGTCTTAATCAGATGAATAAGACATTTGAAAAAATACAGGGTAATTTTGATATTTTTTCAAATTCAATGAACAAGTCGTTTCTAAAGTTAAATAAGAGTGTATCTAGCTTATCAAAAAATACAAAGGACTCTCTTTTTACTATAACTAGTACACTTAATAGTTTTTCCAATATTGATATTAGCAGCGGAATTAAAAGACAAGGGGATGATATAGGTATATTTTTTGATGAGTTTGGAATGAAACTGGATAATAATAGTTACAAATTGTATAGGTTTAGAGAAACTGCTCTTCGTTCATTTAGTGATCTTTTTCGTCCTATTTCTAATTTTACTAAGCATGCTATAGATGGAAGTGGTTATGTACAAAATAGTTTTGCCAGACTTGCTATGTTTCTTGACTCTTCTAGTATGGATAATCAATTTGTTGAAAAAACTGATATTAAAGATTCTAGTGGCAATTTACTTAGTCTTCTTAAAAGAAGAGAAGCTTCAAATAAGATTCAAAAGGATATTATAAACTTTACACTAAACAATCCTTTAAAAAATATTGCCTACACTGAAGCTGTTAGAAGCTATGGTAGATTTCTATCTGGTAATATGGATATGTCATCTGCTCTTGTAGGACTTGATATGTTGGCTCATTCAGAGAAGTTATTCCCAGAGATATCAAAGTCTGATATGACTAATTATTTAGTCAATTCTTATAATCAGATGAGAGGATTTTACCAGATACATGGGAAAAAGCATGGCTTTACTGATATAGCAGATAATCTTGATCCTAGGTTTGTTATGGAGCGTACTCTTAATACTATGAGTATGGTCTCTAATAAATATAAGTTTAATCTTGATAAGGGAGAGACTCCTTATAAGGCATTATCAAAGTCTTTAACGACCAATAATCTTGGTGCAGGATTTACATTGGAAGAATTAGGGGTTATGGCTGGTACTATGACTTCATCTGGAATAACTGCTAGTGAAACAGATACTGCTATTAATAATTTTCTTATGCGGTTAGCTAAGGCTAAAAAGAGATGGGGAACTGAATTTAAAGGCAAAGACGGGCTTGATATGAATTTGGTTGAAACTCTCTCTCATATTAATCTTTTGTCTAAAGCAGAGCGTAATGATAAGGACTTAAGGGATGTAATTAGTGATCTTATGGAAGTCTTTACCATAAGGGGTACCAAGTCAGTTGCAATTTCAATTCCAAATTTAGAAGCAATGAAGTCTCAAATTGATTTTTTCACTAATGAAAATAATAAGGTTTTAGATCCTAATAATCATAATGTTGTAACTAGAAAATATGAGGATAGTGTAGGTATTATGAATAGAACTTTCATGGGTAGTAGTAAAGCATTCAATACTATGGTTGAAGATTTTCAAGTTGGATATGGAAAGATCGCTAGAGGGTTCAAGTGGATGGCTTTAGATGTTGGTAGTTCGTCTTTAGGATTTATCAATAAGATGAGAGAAAGTGATAATTTGTTTATGAAGGGCATAGGTGGTGGAATAACTTTTGGCATGGGTACTCTAGGATCTTTTGTTTCTATGTTTTCTAACATGGCTCCCATGATAATAGCCTTAACGGGTTTATATCATAAT
Encoded proteins:
- a CDS encoding DUF2586 family protein — translated: MSSVHKLPDLDVEFRDFSLRKEKELKSGVFAILGYAPKVKGAAYAKLTSLEECSLLGHSILADTCKDFFTYSTGIIYAIPIGERESSMDITEAEKSRDTSYSLSITGGDNIYKTLDIRATISKGGLKDTAQFFLEYEGIKSKVMQVKEDSEIKIDDLGIKIKFSAASSYNYPEGSYITYKLAPKLKNTQKGILSALESMLSIEDYIEFLALDIDSKASDWQYIISKLNNISRENKREFFVVMRFRNLLQDETMTAYIEALRKEKKSSFEPSIKLLVLGQPVIYENYLGNATKGIPFGIFLGKLSSTIYYGSVSEVLNGDGRVRGIISLSSDVTLSHVKQIAELGYTGFRNVEGFKGVYVTEAKLFSPDDSDYDCVERTRVMYRAEYILRRELVGNFLNRNLNVSAVDGEDSFTVLVKEACKKALEKHMSGSYSDFTVEVETRGSLLQKGVIVIKFAIVPLGKIRYMKNEFSFSLPKTG